One genomic segment of Erythrolamprus reginae isolate rEryReg1 chromosome 2, rEryReg1.hap1, whole genome shotgun sequence includes these proteins:
- the LOC139159833 gene encoding zinc finger protein 3-like, with translation MGLKETEASSQATEWKTTPPVQQPVAWQVLQEKREDIDSLETRLGTEFKIKNSENQEEEPKSTCRRDPQNLPIKVEREEGGYKSREQRKKPSVGCEDRDVSLQQEFITAATAEKAAVSPENNRSLFSQYDRRYLYRVEPNEATSTEKLEQHPQRFEDGYQVTSSTNQKEGNLITEKRFEIPGNAVVNNMKASPSGHLGETHNSSECAKTNSGVNPLGKIPACKTDEGWYECSQCGKGFNKAKYWKQHQKIHTGEKPYKCSHCGKCFNQSGNLKTHQRIHTGERPYKCSQCGKCFSHTNCLKIHERIHTGETYKCSQCGKCFRETGILKRHLRIHTGETPYKCSQCGKGFNLMGTLRKHQRIHTGEKPYKCSHCDKCFRETGILKRHQRTHTGERPYKCSQCGKCFTHTNVLKIHQRIHTGETPYKCAQCGKGFSQMGNLKTHQRIHARDNLNVAHGVTLVKDHTNAPSLGKMPGKAEF, from the exons ATGGGTCTCAAGGAGACCGAGGCCTCTTCGCAGGCAACCGAGTGGAAGACGACACCGCCAGTTCAACAACCCGTCGCCTGGCAAGTCCTGCAAGAGAAACGTGAGGACATAGATAGTTTAG AGACCAGATTGGGAACAGAGTTCAAGATTAAGAATTCTGAGAATCAAGAAGAGGAACCAAAGTCAACATGTAGGAGAGACCCACAGAACCTGCCAATCAAagtagaaagggaagaaggaggttACAAGTCAAGAGAACAGCGGAAGAAACCCTCCGTGGGGTGTGAGGACCGAGATGTTTCATTACAACAGGAATTTattactgctgctactgctgaAAAGGCCGCTGTTTCCCCGGAGAATAATAGGTCTTTGTTCTCCCAGTACGATAGAAGATACCTCTACCGCGTGGAGCCGAATGAGGCGACCTCCACAGAGAAATTAGAGCAACATCCTCAGAGGTTTGAGGACGGCTACCAGGTTACTTCaagcacgaatcaaaaagagggaaaCCTCATAACCGAGAAAAGGTTTGAAATCCCTGGCAACGCAGTGGTGAATAACATGAAGGCCTCTCCAAGCGGCCATCTTGGGGAAACGCATAACTCTTCTGAATGCGCCAAAACGAACAGCGGCGTGAACCCGCTCGGCAAAATTCCCGCATGCAAAACCGACGAAGGCTGGTACGAATGTTCCCAGTGCGGGAAGGGCTTCAATAAAGCCAAATACTGGAAGCAGCACCAGAaaatccacacgggggagaagccgtACAAATGTTCCCACTGTGGGAAGTGTTTCAACCAGTCGGGAAACCTGAAGACCCACCAAAGGATCCACACGGGCGAGAGGCCCTACAAATGCTCGCAGTGTGGGAAGTGCTTCAGCCACACCAACTGTTTGAAGATACACGAGAGGATTCACACCGGGGAGACCTATAAATGTTCTCAGTGTGGGAAGTGCTTCCGGGAGACGGGGATTTTGAAGAGGCATCTCCGCATCCACACCGGGGAGACCCCGTACAAGTGCTCGCAGTGCGGGAAGGGCTTCAACCTGATGGGGACGTTGAGGAAACACCAGCGCATCCACACCGGAGAGAAACCTTACAAGTGTTCCCATTGCGACAAATGCTTCCGGGAAACGGGGATCCTGAAGAGACATCAACGGACTCACACCGGAGAGAGACCCTACAAATGCTCCCAGTGCGGGAAATGCTTTACTCACACCAACGTTTTGAAGATACATCagaggatccacactggggagacgcCCTATAAGTGCGCCCAGTGCGGAAAAGGCTTCAGCCAGATGGGAAATTTGAAAACCCATCAGAGAATTCATGCGAGGGACAATCTTAACGTGGCGCATGGTGTCACCTTGGTGAAGGACCACACGAATGCCCCCAGTTTGGGGAAGATGCCTGGGAAGGCAGAATTTTGA